Within Enterobacter sp. RHBSTW-00175, the genomic segment AGCAGGGGTATAGACATTCGCAGCAATCTGGATGCCATGCAGATCGTATTTCACCGGATGAATATTGACCTTGCCTTTGACGTTCTCAGTAATTGCACCTTCATAGACCAGTGTGAATGGATTCTTTTTGTAATCAGCCGCATTGACTGAGCTCACGCCAGCCATTGCCGTGAGCAGAATTGCACTTATAAGTGTGAATTTCATGGTTTCCCCCGATGAGTGTCGGCCTCGTTAAGCAGGCCCGCGGATTTAAATTTGCAGGCTCAGATTAGGGTGAAAGGACTGTCAGCAGGGTGACAGGGAAATAACATTTTTGTCAGGAAACGCGCTGGGATGGCTAAGCAATTCTGACAATGCTGTCAGGTAACCGTCAGCTTTATGTTGGCAACCAGGGGGCAAAATGGTCTCGGTAACAGGGTTGTTCAGGTATTGAAGCGCCGATGAAAAATTAAGAGGAAGTTCCGTTATGCGCCTGTTGTTAGTCGAAGATGAAGAAAAAACGTCAACCTATCTCAACCGTGCGTTGAGCGAGTCCGGTTTTACGGTAGATGTCTCTGCAGATGGCGCTGAAGGTCTTCATTACGCGCTGGAGTTCGACTACGACGCGATAATCCTGGATGTGATGTTGCCGGGGATGGATGGCTACCGGGTACTTGAGGGGGTGCGAGCGGCTAAACAGACACCGGTGCTGATGCTCTCGGCTCGCGGATCGGTCGATGAGCGCGTCAAAGGGCTGCGTCTTGGCGCGGATGATTATCTCCCCAAGCCCTTCTCTCTTATTGAACTGGTGGCACGTATTCAGGCCCTGGTGCGTCGCCGCTCGATGGATGGTGCAGACATCACCCAACTGCAAATTCACGATCTGCATCTCGACTTACTGGCTCGCCGCGTTTTTCGCGCCGGAACACGGCTGGAGCTGACCGCGAAAGAGTTTTCCCTGTTGAGCCTTCTGGCCCGGCATCAGGGGGAGATCCTGTCAAAGATGATGATTGCTGAACAGATATGGGACATGAATTTTGACAGCGATGCCAATGTGGTTGAAGTCGCCATTAAACGACTTCGTGCAAAAGTGGATGCCCCGTTCGACGTCAAACTGTTACATACCGTTCGTGGCATGGGTTATGTCCTCGAAGTCCGTTCTGAATAAATGAAGGGGATAATCATGCCTAAGCGTTCCATCTCAGTTCACCTGGCGCTGATGTTTGCTTTATCCGCGCTGCTGATTGTGTCCGTAATCGGTATCCTCCTGAGAAGCTCCTTGCATGATTCTTTGCAAAAGCAGATGCACAACGAGCTGTTGTTCCGGGAATCATTAATGAGCCCGTGGATCACCGCACGAACCTCGGCTGAAGGCTGGTCTACGCTTGCCAATAAATTCACCGTATTAACCAATTCTGAAGGTGAGCGCGTTCGCTACTGGATCGTGAGCGATAACCCGCGCTTTAGCGTAGGAGGAACGCCACCAGTAGGCGTTCAGTGGTCTTCTTTGCAGGAAGGTTTTAATAAAGTGCCTGGCGCATCGGAAGGCGCATGTTCACTGTTCCTGTTAGTGAAAACTATCCCCGCCAATGGAGAAAGACCCGAGCTGCGCTATGTCGTTGCCATCGACTCAACACCCTACATGGGCACACTGAATGCCTTCACCAGGACGCTGCTTATCATAGCCGCACTGGGCGTCGTTATTGTCGCCATACTGGGCTACGTTGTTTCAAGGATTGGTCTTCGTCCAGTTGGCACCCTCAGTAGACAGGCCCAACAACTCGCTCCGGGGGACCATGGTCAGCGTCTGAATACCTGCGCGTTACCCCAGGAACTCCAGCAACTGTCATCATCATTTAATGGCGTGTTAGAGCGTCAGGAAATTGCCTGGCGTCAGCTCGACAGTTTTAATGCCGATGTTGCTCATGAACTCCGTACCCCGCTGACAAACCTTATCGGCCAGACGCAACTGGGGTTATCACGCCGACGTTCGCAGGATGAGCTGGAAGAGCTATTGGGTTCCAATCTGGAAGAGCTTGAACGCATGACGTCGATCGTTAACGACATGCTGTTCCTGTCTCATGCCCATGCGGGTGAACATGCCTCTCAGCTCACAAAGGTGTCCCTGCGAGAAGAAACCCTGAAAACAGCAGAGTATGTTGAACCTTCATTTGCTGAAAAACACCTCTCTCTGGATGTTCAAGGCGACGTCACCGCGCACATCGACCGACGACTGTTCCACCGCTCACTGGCCAATTTACTGGAAAATAGCACAAGACATTCGCCCTCCAATAGCACGGTTACAGTGCGGTTAAGCGAAAAAGGTCATCAGGCCTGGATAGAAGTTTCGAACCCGGGCGATCCGATAGCGCCAGCGCACTTACACCGGCTTTTCGAACGCTTTTATCGCGTCGACACCTCCCGGGCCAGGAGTGATACCCATCATGGGCTGGGCCTGTCGATCGTACGCGCCGTCGCCATTATGCACCGGGGAGATGTCTTTGCGCGCAGTGAGAATGGCATCAATACATTTGGCCTTACCTTTGAGAAACAAGCGGATAAAACAGCGAGCAATGTTCACTCCGGCACTGATACGGGACCAGAGTTAACTGACAGAATTGTCAGGGGGGTGTCAGCCTGAGGACATGACGCCCTCGTTAAAATCATCACAGGCAATCCCCCTCTTCATTGATAAGGACGCTATGTATGATCAGACACTTACGTTACCTCGGGCTATTTATTCCCCTCTTTGCGTTTTCATCCTGGGCTGCGGAGCAAAATACCACTGTCCATATCGCCCCCGCAGGAAGCCAGAACGCGGTGTACGGGCCAGCGGAGAACTTTACCGGTCGCGTCCGGGTTGATCCTCTCTTCAAGCCTGATAACGACATCCGTGTTTCCGGGGCTTATGTCACCTTTGAGCCTGGCGCCCGCTCCGCCTGGCATACGCATCCGGCAGGTCAGCGACTGATTGTGACCTCTGGTGTTGGGCTAACCCAACAAGAAGGCCAGCCGGTGCAGATTATCCGCACGGGTGACGTTGTCACTTGCCCGGCAGGTGTAAAACACTGGCACGGGGCCACACCGGATAGCGCGATGACGCATCTGGCAATAACCGGGGTTGTGGATGGCAAAAGCGTTAACTGGATGGAGAAAGTGACAGATGAACAATACCACGCCCATTAAGGCATTAACGGCAGGGGTGCTGCTGACCTTCGGTTTTGGTCTTACGGCACATGCTGCACCCGCCAATACAGGAGCTTCAGAAATGAACCATGAACAAACAGTTTCAGAAACACTGTCAGCCCGCCAGCAGGCCATCCCGTTGATTGCGGCATCGATGGCCAGCAGTCAGATGGATAAGCTGAATAAGGTCCTTAATCAGGGACTTGATGCCGGGCTCACGATAAACGAAACCAAAGAGATACTCGTCCAGCTTTATGCCTACACGGGATTCCCCCGGAGCCTGAACGCGCTAAGCGAACTGATGAAGGTCGTCGAAGCACGTAAGCAACGTGGCATTGAAGACGTTGAAGGAAAAGAACCCGCCGCCCCGATCCCTGTCGGGGATGAACTTCGCCGTATCGGTACCGCAAATCAGACGAAAATCTCAGGTGCCCCGGTTCAGGGGCCGCTGTTTGATTTTGCACCGGTCATTAACCAATTCTTGCAAACGCATTTGTTCGGCGACATTTTTGCCCGCGATAACCTCGACTGGCAAAGCCGGGAGCTGGCAACGGTTGGCGCATTAGCAGCCACGCCGGGCGTTGAATCACAACTGCTGTCACATACGCGAGCAAGTATGCGGGTTGGGCTAACGGCAGCGCAGCTTCGCCAGCTGGCAGAGGTTCTGCGTGAACATGGCGAAAAAGATGCAGCGACACGAGCTGAAAAAGCGCTGCAACAGGCGCTTGCAAACCATTAGGAGTGGACTATGGAGCATGATCCCAACCGCAGAATGTTGATAACAGCCCTTGCCGGGCTGACGCTGGCGAACGTCTCCCTGGCGACAGCTGCCACCGGAAATGCAAATGTGCAGGGTAAGAGTCGAATTCTGGTAGCGTATTTTTCTCGCAGCGGAAATACACGGGTGATTGCGGGCGTCATTCACCGCAGCCTGAATACCGATCTGTTTGAAATCGAACCGGCTACACCTTATCCGGAAGATTATTTTCGGACCGTTGAACAGGCGAAAAATGAGCGTGAGCGAGGAGTAAAACCCGCATTAAAAAATAGCGTCGCAGATATCTCACGCTATGAAACCCTGTATTTAGGTTTTCCTGTCTGGGGGACCAGCGTGCCGCCCGTAGTGCAAACGTTTCTTAGCAGCCACAACCTTGCGGGCAAATTACTCATCCCTTTCATTACTCACGGTGGCTACGGTAAAGGAGACAGCGACGACATCCTTGCCAGCCTCGCCCCAACTGCGCGCCGGGAAAAACCGCTGATCATTGAATGTGATCAGGAGCGAAGAACGACAGAAACGGTCACCCGTTGGTTAGAGACAATACGCAGCTGATTTATTAATAAGAGGAAATACCCTTGAAGACACTTTTAAAAGCACTGTCCGTCTGCGTTATAGCGAGTGGTCTGGTGGCTCAGTCGGTATACGCCGAGCCACTGGTCATTCAGGAACAGGGGAGCTTTTCTGCTGGCGGGACGATCATCACCGCTCCCGGGAAATTTGACGCGAAAAAACCGCTGGACTCTGCTGGTCAAACTTATCACGGCGATCATGCATCGGTGTTCTACCAAATCCCGGTGAATCCGCATAAATACCCTATCGTCATGCTGCACGGTGCAGGCCAGTTCTCTCGTACCTGGGAAAGCACTCCAGATGGTCGCGAAGGATTCCAGAACATATTCCTGCGTCGCGGATTCTCAACTTATCTTGTCGATCAGCCTCGTCGGGGCAGCGCCGGGCGCACGACTGTAGAAGGAACTGTTTCGCCAAAACCGGATGAGCAACTGTGGTTTAATCAGTTCCGCGTTGGCGTGTGGCCAGAGTATTTTAAAGGCGTTCAGTTCTCTCATGACAAAGAAGCGCTGAATCAGTATTTCCGTCAGATGACCCCAAATACCGGGCCGTTTGATATCAATGTTATCTCTGATGCGATGTCCGCCGTCGTGGATAAATCCGGACCGGCGATCCTCTTCACCCACTCTCAGGGCGGCGGACCAGGCTGGTACACGGCGATGAAAAACGACAAGGTCAAAGCCATTGTCGCCTTCGAGCCTGGCAGCAGTTTTGTCTTCCCGGAAAAAGAGCTCCCTGCCTCTATGCCAAGCGCGTTCGACACGCTGAAGGGTGAGCCAGTGCCAATGGAGCAATTTATGGCCCTGACCAAAATCCCGATTCTGATTATTTACGGCGATAACATACCGGATAAACCTGTCGCCATGCCCGCGCAGGACAGCTGGCGCGTAAGACTGGCGATGGCCCGTGAGTGGCGTGACGTGGTGAACAAGCATGGCGGGGATGTCACTGTGACGCATCTGCCTGAAGTGGGAATCAAAGGTAATACCCACTTCCCATTCTCTGATTTAAATAATGTGCAGATTGCTGATTTGGTGAGCAAATTCCTGAAGGAAAAAGATCTGCAGTAGGACGAGATAATAGCGAGCCTTCATTAATGAAGGCTCAAAACAAATATAAGCTTTATAAAATTAAAAAGGCCTAATCCTGGCGGTAAATTGTTGAACGTGACTGAATGCATCAGGGTGTAATATTTAATTTAACGGATAATCGGTAACATCCATCTGTAAAGGAAGCACCCTGTCACCATACCGCTCAACAAGTGTTTCCAGGGAGCCTGTATTACGTGCGGTTGCCGCAACCTTATCCCCCCCGGGCCAGTGCCGCTTCAGCCCAGATATGACCAAACCCTCTTGCTGCACCAGTGATGAACCAGATTTTCGCTGTCATGACCTTTACCTCATGTGATGAAAATAGATCTGCGCTGATTGTCTGTCAGCGGGTCTGGCTGAGAATAATTCGGTCGAATATACGATCGCCCAGCCAGACGCGCATGAGGATGAGCATCTTTGCAAACTTACCGGCCGCATACCGTGTACGCGGGTTACTGCTTTTCACTGCACGGGATACCACTTCCGCAATAACCTCAGGTGAGCTGCCTGTGCCCTGCCCGTACGTTTTTTTTATCGACATGGCCACCATTTTCACCAGGTGACCATACGGACCACTGGCCGAACGTTTGACAATGGTGTCACTGGCGGCGTCGCCGAAGCCTGTCTCTATCACGCCCGGTTCAACGATCACCACTTTAATCCCGAATCCGGCAACTTCCAGCCTGAGGCAGTCTGACCAGCCTTCCAGTGCATGTTTGGTTGCATGGTACCAGGCCCCCAGAATGCTGTACATCTTTCCGCCCATGGAGGTGATATTGACAATGTGTCCGGAGCGTCTGTCCCTCATCGCAGGGAGCAGCAACTGCGTCAGCCGCGCGGCACCAAACAGATTGACCTCAAACTGATAGCGGGCTTCGTCAATCCCGATCTCTTCTACCGGGCCGTAGAGACCAAAACCTGCGTTATTGACCAGGACATCGACACCGCCAGTCTCAGCCAGAATGGTATTTACGCCGGAGACAATCTGCTCATCGACAGAAATATCCATCCGTAGAGGCTGTGCTCCAAGCCTGGCAAGGTCAGCCATCTTTTCGACAGTGCGAGCGGCAACGTAAACCTGATAACCATCCTGTATTAGACGGCGGGCAATGGACTTGCCCATCCCGGACGATGCGCCGGTGACCAGCGCGGTTTTCTTTTCCTGAGTAAACATAGGCACCTCAATGAATGAACTGCGTTCAGTTTGCCTGAGCCGGTGCCGAGAATATCTTGCTCTGTGCGCCAGAGTGCTTGCTGAAGGTGCCTTCGGTGCAGAAAGCGAGCCTCTTTCAGATAAACGGGAATGCTCTAACACCGACCTGATGAGCGGTAGTTTTTCAACAGTGGCCTGATAGCCCAACTGCCGTGCGGTTTCGCGCCCTTCAGAGTCGTAGATTCCTGCGGGTTTGACTGCCGGGGGGATGAGAACATCTACAGAGTCAGCTTCTTGTCTGGCGAGCAGACAAGTTTGCGCCTGCGACACGCGTACCCGCGTCTTCCAGAGCCTGCAGCACGCCTATGTGTGCATAGCCTCTGAGACCACCACCGCCGAGAACCAGCGATATTCTGGGGCGGGTGGATACCGCAGCAAGGGGGGCCACACCAGGATCCTGAAGATGACCGTCGCTCAGCAGACTTCCTGAAATGCTTTTACTGGCGGAATGATCAGCAGTACCGCAACCTAAGAGCGAGCAGACCATCAACAGCAGCGACAAACATCGACAGGGTTTTCGTGTTGTCATCTCACCCGGCACCGGTTCCCAGCTCTATCAACTGGTCAGAGGACAGGATCATCATCCCCTTCTTGATAGGGACCGTCTGCGTCAGCGCCCGGGCAACAGCCAGAGCCCTTACTGGCTTGTAAGCTCCGGGAAGAACGGGAGATAACAGCCTGGCTATCGGTATAGAAATTATTTCACCCAGGCGAACCGGCTGCCCCAGTCCTGAACGGTAGTCGAGCAATAAAGAAGGCCTCGCAATGACCAGCGTGGTTAACGGCAGTGCTCTGAGCGCCTCTTCCAGTTCACCTTTAACGCGGGTGTAAAACATAGACGACTTCACGTTCGCTCCGCCAGCGCTTACCAGTCCTATACGTCTGACCCCGGCCCGTATAGCGGCCTGTGCAACAGCCAGATTAGCGTCAAAATCCACTGCCCGGAACGCCTCTTTACTGCCTGCCACTTTGATTGTTGTCCCCAGTGCAAGGTAGGCTTCATCCGCATGAGGAAGCTGTGGCAATGATGCGAAATCAACCAGATGGACCTGTAACTTTGGATGGCTGACTTTGAGTGGCTTGCGACTCAGGGCATGAATGCGGATTACTCCTGGATCATTCAGCAGGAGCTGAAGTAAATGTCCACCTACAAGGCCTGTGGCACCTGCCAACAATACAACGCGATGATTTTCGGGTGTTGTCATGATGATCTCTTTTAATTAAAACGCATGGCTTCTCTGACTGTTTCAGGCGTCTGGCCTGTCCAGGCCATAAAAGCACGGTAGAAAGAATTCGGATCTTCAAAGCCCAGCAGGAATGCAATTTCGTAGCCGGGCAGGCTGGTATTGCGCAGATAGTGGCGGGCCAGATTTTCGCGGCAGGTATTGATGAGAGCGCGAAAATTCTCTCCCTCATCCTCAAGTCTGCGCTGTAATGTTCGCTTACTCATACCCAGACGCTCTGCTGTTTTCTCGATAGTGGCTTCGTTACCCGGCAGCAACTCCAGAAGTACCGCACGCACACGTTCAGAGGTTGAAGCCGTTACATCTAATTGACTGAGGCGACGACGCAGCTCAGGCTCAAATACCTGCCACATCCCTTCATTTACCGTTAAAAATGGCCTCAGGGCATCAGTGGCGGAAAAGCTGATAGCAGGCTTTTCTCCATGCGAGATGCCGGTACCAAAGAACCGGGTAAAGTGACCAGCCTGTGCACCGGAGGGAAGCTGCGGGAGCAGGACGTTTAATGCCCTGATCGGTTCACGTGTTGCAAGTCGTGCCAGTTTCAGTAAGAAAGCCAGCTCTGCGACCTGCAAAGATACAGGGATGTCTGTGGCTGACAACCAGCGCGGTGAAACAGTCAGAATGCCGTTATGATCGACTGCCGTCTCCAGTACCATTGGGGCAATGAGCAGCTTATACCTTGCCAGTCGCTGTACGGCCTGCATCATATTAGTGCTGCACAAGGCGGCAAAAAGCGGTGGATCGAAAACTTCAGCTGAAACCTTTTCAACAAGAGGTAGGGGGAAAGCAGGACTATTCATTCCTGTCTCGATCGCATGCCACAAACGCATGTATTCTTCTGTATCAAGGCCGCTTTCGGCCCTGGAGAATGTGTCGTCTGGCAGGTGTGCTTTTCGCAATATGTCTGGTGGTGTAAGCCCGGCGTCTTTGAGTAATGCTCTCCAGCCGATGTTGAGAGAAAAAGTACGGTTACGTGCCATTTTCTGGTTCCTGACGTAAATTATCTACCGGGATAGAACGGGTATCATATTCTTTTAAACCTCAAATAAGCATTCAAAATACGCCATGGTTGTGGCAAATCGCGCCATTGAACTCACAGCACAAAGCCGACCTTCAGCCCTCTCTAAAAATTAATGAACATTCCTAATAAACCCTAGCTAATTACCCCATCTAATCGAATAAATCTCTTTGCGTTATGCTTTTCCTACACAACAGCTGAAGGATAACGTCATGCAAACTGTAAAACTGAACAATGGTATTGAAATGCCCCTGCTGGGCTTTGGTGTGTTTCAAATGTCTGATGCCGCTGAATGCGAAAGAGCCGTTATTGATGCCATCGATACGGGATACCGCCTGATCGATACCGCCGCGTCTTACCAGAATGAAACCCAGGTCGGGAACGCACTGAAACAGACCGGCATTGCCCGTAACGAGCTCTTTGTCACGACCAAACTGTGGTTGCAGGATACGAATTACGAAGGCGCCAAAGCACAATTCGATCGCTCCCTTAATCGGCTGCAACTGGATTACGTTGACCTGTACCTGATTCACCAGCCTTACGGTGATGTTCATGGAGCATGGCGTGCCATGGAAGAATTTCAACAAGCGGGCAAAATTCGCGCGATTGGTGTCAGCAACTTCCAACCTGACAGACTGGCCGATCTTATCGCTTTCAACAACGTTGTCCCTGCGGTAAACCAGATTGAAGTTAACCCCTTCAACCAGCAGTTACATGCGGTTCCATGGAATCAAAGCCGTGGCATTCAGCCGGAAGCCTGGGCACCGTTCGCGGAAGGCAAAAATGGTCTGTTCCAGCATCCCGTGCTAATGGCTATTGGTGAGAAGTACGGCAAAAGCGTGGGTCAGGTTGTACTGCGTTGGATCTTCCAGAGAGGCATTGTTTCACTGGCGAAATCTGTGCGCAAAGAACGCATGGAAGAGAACATCAACATTCTCGATTTTGAACTCAGTCATGACGATATGCTGCAAATTACCGCACTCGATACCGCAACCAGCGCCTTCTTCTCTCACCGCGACCCGGCGATGGTGGAATGGCTGACTGGCCGCAAACTTGATGTTTAAGGCGCGATTTAAAAGAGGTAGTCATTCAATGCAAAAACGTTATCTGGGTAAATCCGGGCTCGAAGTCTCTGCTCTTGGGCTTGGCTGCATGGGCTTAAGCCACGGCTACGGCCCGGCGACCGATACCCGTCAGGCTGTCGAGCTCATTCGCGCTGCGGTCGAACGTGGCGTTACCTTCTTCGATACCGCAGAAGTATACGGCCCCTTTCTTAATGAAGAGGTTGTAGGCGAAGCCTTAAAACCGTTTCGTGACCGCGTGGTCATCGCCACAAAGTTTGGTTTTACCTTCGGTGATGACAACAAGCAGCAGATTTTAAACAGCCGTCCGGAGCATATTCGTGAGGCTGTGGAAGGATCACTTCGCCGTCTTAAAACTGATGTCATTGATCTGCTGTATCAACACCGTGTCGACCCGGATGTGCCCATTGAAGATGTTGCGGGAACAGTGAAAGACCTGATTACTGAAGGCAAAGTTAAGCATTTCGGTCTGTCTGAAGCGGGTGCACAAACCATTCGTCGTGCACATGCGGTACAACCGGTCACAGCCCTGCAAAGCGAATACTCTATGTGGTGGCGCGAGCCTGAACAGGAGATCCTGCCATTGCTGGAGGAACTGGGCATCGGTTTTGTACCTTTCAGCCCATTAGGTAAAGGCTTCCTGACGGGTTCAATTAAGCCAGGAACGACCTTTGGGAAAGATGATTACCGCAGCACCGTGCCGCGTTTCGCCGAACAAGCGATAGAAGCCAATGAAAAGCTGGTCTCGTTGCTGGGTGAACTGGCTGCACAGAAAGGCGTGACGTCCGCGCAAATCGCGCTGGCATGGCTGCTGGCGCAAAAGCCATGGATTGTTCCTATCCCTGGCACCACTAAACTGCACCGGCTGGAGGAAAACCTGTGCGCCGCCGACATCATTCTTTCGCTGGATGATTCTCATCAGATAACCCAGGCACTTGAAACGATTAAAATCGTTGGCGAACGTTACTCTCCTGAGCATCAGGCACGCGTAGGCCGCTAATACCCGGGCGGGTCCGCAGCAAGTTGCGGACCCGTTATTCCGAGTAGCGAAGCGCATCGATCATCAGCGCAAAAGCGGGCGGATGCTGCTTACGGCTCGGGTAGTAAAGATAATATCCGGGGAAAGAGGGACACCAGTCCTGGAGAACCTGAATAAGCTCGCCTGACTGTATATACTCCAGCACCCTATCCTCAGGGATACAAGCGATACCAAAACCGGATAACGCGGCATCGATCCTTTCTGCCTGCATATTAAACGTTACCTGCCCGTCAACTCTGACCCGTAACGGCTTCCCTTCCCGCTCAAACTCCCAGTGGTAAAGTCCACCAGCTGTCGGAAGGCGCATATTGATGCACCGATGATTTTGCAGATCGTGAGGCGTTTCAGGCACGGGGTTCGCTGCAAAATATGACGGTGCGCCAATCACTGCCATTCGCATATCTGGCCCAATTCTTACGGCAACCATATCCTTATCCACGCTTTCGCCCAAACGGATCCCGGCGTCAAAGCGCCCTTCAACAATGTCGACAAAGCCGTTATCAACTACCAGCTCAACGTTGATTTCCGGATATTCCCTGAGGAAGGGTTTTAACTTCGGCCATACCACACTTCGCGCGGAATGCTCCCCGGCGGATAAACGGATATTGCCGGAAGCAGTGCCATTGAGTTGAACAAGTGATTCCAGTTCCTGTTCAAGATCGGCGATCCGGGGTTCAAGGCAGGCAATAATACGCTCCCCCGCTTCTGTTGGGGCAACGCTTCGGGTCGTGCGGGTCAGAAGGCGGATTTTCAGCCTCTCTTCCAGTGCCTTGATCGCATGGCTGAGGGCTGACTGTGAAACACCAAGTTTGCCCGCGGCTTTCGTAAAACTACGCTCCCTTGCTACCACAAGAAAGAGTTGAAGTTCGTTGAAGTTTTCTTTGAGCATTGGCGATTTCCTTATGGATGTATTCCCCTCAACGCTCACTCATGAAGGGCGTTCATAGACACAATCATTTTAGCCCCATTACTGACAATAATGATAATTGATATTCTGACGCTATCGAAAATTAGTCTGAAGTATCAGAAGGTTTATCATGAAAATACTCGTTGCTGGTGCGACAGGAAGTATTGGTCTTCATGTCGTGAATACCGCTATTGAAATGGGTCATCATCCCGTGGCCCTTGTCAGAAATAAGCGCAAAGTTAAATTACTTCCTCGTGGAACCGATGTTTTCTACGGCGATGTCTCAATGCCTGAAACACTCACCGATTTGCCGAGAGATATTGATGCCGTGATCTTCACTCTTGGCTCCGATGGTCAGGGGCGCATTGGTGCCAGAGCGATAGATTACGGCGGTGTGCGTAATATTTTACGTATATTCAAGGATACGCCTGTTCGTATCGCCTTAATGACCACGATTGGCGTGACTGAACGGCTCAGCACATGGAATCAACGCACTGAGGTTCATGACTGGAAAAGACGTGCCGAACGTGTGGTCAGGGCCAGTGGTCATCCCTATACCATCGTCAGGCCAGGCTGGTTTGATTACAACAATGATGATGAGCACAAAATCGTTATGCTTCAGGGGGATCGTCGCCATGCGGGAACGCCGGAAGATGGTGTGATATCCCGCGAGCAAATCGCCCAGGTTCTGGTCAGTGCCCTGAGCAACGATGTGGCAAAAAATAAAACGTTCGAACTGGTGGCTATACGAGGCGAAGCACAGCAGGATCTTACCCCTCTGTTTGCACAATTACAGGCAGACAATCCCCAAAAGTATGATGCCATTTTAGATTTGGACAATATGCCTCTCAGTGAAGAGCCTGAGTGCATTATTAATGAGCTAAACCAGTATTCAAAAAACTTAGCACATCTAAAACCCTGACATTTTTGTCATATAGCGGTCAGTCTTATGACAGCTTAGGAACTGTATATTTGATTATACAGACAGAGGAAACCCTCCTGATACAAGCCCGGTTTCAAAGATAGCGTTTAAAAGAGGTACCAGATATGAAAGCACTGCTTATTGCAACATTGGTTATGGGATCCATTTCAGCGAATGCCGCATTTGCGGCTCAGGAAATTAACCATGCTGATGCCAAAGAAAAAATTGGCGTAGTCTCAGCCAGCAATGCCTATACGCTTGATGATTTATCAAATGCACTTTCTCGTAAGGCTGATGAGCAAGGTGCTACGTCCTTCAAAATCCTGTCTACGTCAGGGAATAACAAACTGCACGGAGTTGCGGAGATATATAAATAGCACTTTAATCTAGTGTAAGTAGTCAGTACCCTGTTTTTATCACTCGCACGCGACTTGTGGCACGCTACATGTTTGGGCATGACACCAGTGGTTACGGGATTGGCCTGGCGATGAGTTTTTGAATGCAGTGCGTTTGCGCGTTACACCAGTCCCCCGGCTCCGCCAATGCGGTCAATCAGGATCTGTTTTGCATATGCCACGCGTGGTTGTCGCATTGAGGCTGGCAACCA encodes:
- a CDS encoding oxidoreductase, which codes for MFTQEKKTALVTGASSGMGKSIARRLIQDGYQVYVAARTVEKMADLARLGAQPLRMDISVDEQIVSGVNTILAETGGVDVLVNNAGFGLYGPVEEIGIDEARYQFEVNLFGAARLTQLLLPAMRDRRSGHIVNITSMGGKMYSILGAWYHATKHALEGWSDCLRLEVAGFGIKVVIVEPGVIETGFGDAASDTIVKRSASGPYGHLVKMVAMSIKKTYGQGTGSSPEVIAEVVSRAVKSSNPRTRYAAGKFAKMLILMRVWLGDRIFDRIILSQTR
- a CDS encoding flavodoxin, which gives rise to MEHDPNRRMLITALAGLTLANVSLATAATGNANVQGKSRILVAYFSRSGNTRVIAGVIHRSLNTDLFEIEPATPYPEDYFRTVEQAKNERERGVKPALKNSVADISRYETLYLGFPVWGTSVPPVVQTFLSSHNLAGKLLIPFITHGGYGKGDSDDILASLAPTARREKPLIIECDQERRTTETVTRWLETIRS
- a CDS encoding carboxymuconolactone decarboxylase family protein gives rise to the protein MNNTTPIKALTAGVLLTFGFGLTAHAAPANTGASEMNHEQTVSETLSARQQAIPLIAASMASSQMDKLNKVLNQGLDAGLTINETKEILVQLYAYTGFPRSLNALSELMKVVEARKQRGIEDVEGKEPAAPIPVGDELRRIGTANQTKISGAPVQGPLFDFAPVINQFLQTHLFGDIFARDNLDWQSRELATVGALAATPGVESQLLSHTRASMRVGLTAAQLRQLAEVLREHGEKDAATRAEKALQQALANH
- a CDS encoding cupin domain-containing protein translates to MIRHLRYLGLFIPLFAFSSWAAEQNTTVHIAPAGSQNAVYGPAENFTGRVRVDPLFKPDNDIRVSGAYVTFEPGARSAWHTHPAGQRLIVTSGVGLTQQEGQPVQIIRTGDVVTCPAGVKHWHGATPDSAMTHLAITGVVDGKSVNWMEKVTDEQYHAH
- a CDS encoding alpha/beta fold hydrolase; protein product: MKTLLKALSVCVIASGLVAQSVYAEPLVIQEQGSFSAGGTIITAPGKFDAKKPLDSAGQTYHGDHASVFYQIPVNPHKYPIVMLHGAGQFSRTWESTPDGREGFQNIFLRRGFSTYLVDQPRRGSAGRTTVEGTVSPKPDEQLWFNQFRVGVWPEYFKGVQFSHDKEALNQYFRQMTPNTGPFDINVISDAMSAVVDKSGPAILFTHSQGGGPGWYTAMKNDKVKAIVAFEPGSSFVFPEKELPASMPSAFDTLKGEPVPMEQFMALTKIPILIIYGDNIPDKPVAMPAQDSWRVRLAMAREWRDVVNKHGGDVTVTHLPEVGIKGNTHFPFSDLNNVQIADLVSKFLKEKDLQ
- a CDS encoding heavy metal sensor histidine kinase, coding for MPKRSISVHLALMFALSALLIVSVIGILLRSSLHDSLQKQMHNELLFRESLMSPWITARTSAEGWSTLANKFTVLTNSEGERVRYWIVSDNPRFSVGGTPPVGVQWSSLQEGFNKVPGASEGACSLFLLVKTIPANGERPELRYVVAIDSTPYMGTLNAFTRTLLIIAALGVVIVAILGYVVSRIGLRPVGTLSRQAQQLAPGDHGQRLNTCALPQELQQLSSSFNGVLERQEIAWRQLDSFNADVAHELRTPLTNLIGQTQLGLSRRRSQDELEELLGSNLEELERMTSIVNDMLFLSHAHAGEHASQLTKVSLREETLKTAEYVEPSFAEKHLSLDVQGDVTAHIDRRLFHRSLANLLENSTRHSPSNSTVTVRLSEKGHQAWIEVSNPGDPIAPAHLHRLFERFYRVDTSRARSDTHHGLGLSIVRAVAIMHRGDVFARSENGINTFGLTFEKQADKTASNVHSGTDTGPELTDRIVRGVSA
- a CDS encoding heavy metal response regulator transcription factor, producing the protein MRLLLVEDEEKTSTYLNRALSESGFTVDVSADGAEGLHYALEFDYDAIILDVMLPGMDGYRVLEGVRAAKQTPVLMLSARGSVDERVKGLRLGADDYLPKPFSLIELVARIQALVRRRSMDGADITQLQIHDLHLDLLARRVFRAGTRLELTAKEFSLLSLLARHQGEILSKMMIAEQIWDMNFDSDANVVEVAIKRLRAKVDAPFDVKLLHTVRGMGYVLEVRSE